A segment of the Gossypium hirsutum isolate 1008001.06 chromosome D10, Gossypium_hirsutum_v2.1, whole genome shotgun sequence genome:
ACATCCGAGACATCATTTTGAATGCAGGACATTGTCTACTATCTTTTAGCTTGCTCGTCACTATGATGCTTGATTTGTGCGATTGTAGCATTGTCCCTTAATGGTGCGAGCTTGATATCAATATTCACAACCTCCTACAAGTCATAAGCTTGCAAATAGGTCTTCATCTTAACAACTTGTATATGATAGTTTTCACCATTGAAAATGAACGGTGCAGGTGGAGAAAAAGCCATGTTTAATCGAGAAAGAAACAACAGCGACCCTTAAGAACAGAAGCTTTGATACCAAAGGTTAGAATTTCAATGTTAAGAAGGAAAAAATTGCAGAAAAGAAACGAGAAATTTAGCAACAAATTTATCTACTAAAGTTTAATAAACTGCACTCttattattaaacaataaaatagagGTATTTATAACAAGAGAAACTCCTAATTTTGGAAAGAAATAACAaagattttatattaataaacatcaaatatatTACGCTAATAAATACTCAATCTCCTAAACAATCTGAAAAACATATTCTGAAAACATAACTTGCATGCAAGTTCTTCTAAATCCAATTGCTCTGCAACTTCATGCTTCAGACTGCTTGTATCTTTACCGTGACCCTAGTTCGCATTCTAATTCTAGTTCGCCAAAGTAATGAGTTCCCCACTTACTATTCATTTGCGGTAGCTCGCCACTTACTGTGAGTTTGCCAATCTTAGAGAGTTTGTCAAATCTGCATGTAGCATAAATGGTCATCTCGCAACACTTTCCTGGTTTGGCCAAAATAATCATAACTCGTTCTATGTTTATACAACTCATGAAATGACACAGAAATATATGCACGTTCTAACACTTGTTCGAACAAACTTGAAACAGTCAAATGTTCCAACAATGACTAAACATGTGTCAAAATGTAATTGAATAGAactgttttcttttaattaagaatatatttacatatatcttCAATAGAGAAAGAGATTTGCAATCTTGTAGATAATGGTTTCATAGATTAATCTAGAATTACCAGCTCAGAACTTACATGTAAGTTTGAGTGATACTAATGCGAACATTACATTTATAGTTCtgatgaaacaaaaataaatttatcaaactAAAATTTACCAGCAAAATCGCATACTTTCCACCATATTGCTTCCAAAAATCGGAAGTACAAGATCCTCCATCGTTTGCTGATCACCAATGGCCCCAATACACACCAAAAACCAGTAACAAATCCTAGTGGCATGCTTATGTAGAACCAATTTGTCTCTTGTCCCTTACTGATTTCTTTAGCTTCGTTTCTGACATCAAGTTCTTTACCACTTCCTCTACAGCCCCTTAATGGAGATCCACAAAGATGGTTACCAGCATAACATGATTCATTGAAGCCCTGAAGCTGACTGCTTGTGGGTATTATGCCAGTCAATTTGTTAAAGGACAAGTTCAAGTGGCTCAAAAACGTCATACTTGACATGCTTTCAGGAATTGAACTAGAGAGCTGATTTTGAGATAGATCAAGAGATTCTAATGATTTCATACTGCCAATGCTTTCAGGGATCTTTCCAGTTAAGTGATTTCGAGACAAGTTCAGTGTTTGCAAACCTTGGAGGCTCGTCACTTCTTTGGGGATCTCTCCTGACAAATTGTTACAAGAGAAATCAACAAGTCTAACCAAGTTGAGAGTTTTGTCAAATACAAGTACTTGGTCTTTCGTCACAATTGATGCGGATTCCAAAGTAGGTGGTCCGTTGTAGCCTATATATTCTATGATGTTGTCCCTAGAACCATTCCCTCTAACCATAGCACTGAAGTTGCTCATACATCTTGGCATGCTCCCAAAGAGATTGTTTTCAGCGAGGTCCAAAATTTGGAGAGAACTAAGAGCACATAAATGGTCCGGTATGTTACCTCCAAATTTGTTTGATCGAAGAATTAGAATTATTAGACTCGTAAGATCCTGGCCTAGCCATCTTGGAATGTTGCCATCTAGTTCATTCTTTCCAAGGTTAATTGCAAGcaaatttgtgcaattttttaGTGACAAAGGGATTTCTCCATGAAGATTGTTGTTGTGAAGATTTAGTGATTGAAGTTCTGACAAAGTTCCCATGGAGCTTGGAATTTTACCAGTGAATCTGTTGCCATCTAACCGCAAGACTTGCAAAGATTGCCACTTGATCCAACAATCGGGTATCTCTCCAGATAAAAGATTGTTAGCAATACTAAGAAAACCTGTTGAGAAGGTACCACTCCACTGATGGCacagaaaatggaaaagagatcCCGAGAAATAATTATTGGAAAGGTCTATCATGTACTGATGGGGACCCATTGGGATTTGAGGCAATGGACCGCTAAAATTATTGAAACTAAGGTCGACAAGAGGGAAAATATCAGGACCACCAGGTAGATACGGAATCTGGCCAGAAATTTGGTTTCTAGAGAGATTTACATGTTTGAATTGGGTTGACAGTCCCCAAAACCACCTAGGAATGACGTCTGAAATTCTTGAATTTGAGATGTCTAGGTATTCTAGATGTTTTTGAGAACGAAGCCACAAGGGAAAAGATGGCCCTATTTGCCATGATCCTAAATCCAAATAAAGAATTTGGAAAGGGGGAACCCAGTTAGGATTGACTCTTAAAACCAATGAGTTACCCGATCCATAAAAATACTTCAATTTGGTATGATTAGCAAAATGTTTATCGGAAACAACACCCTCCAACAAATTGTTGAAAATAGAGACCCTTTCCAAATTTGCAAGCTGTCccaaagaaatggaaataggaccAGAGATTGAATTGTCATGCAAACAaagttcttttaaatttttaagttgcCAATAAGGGATTGGAATAGGACCAGAGATTAAATTATTAGACAGATTAagtattgttaaatttttaaaatgtccAACTTGATCGGACAGTTGACCAGAAAGTTGGCAACTAGCCAAGTCCAAAGATTCCAGTCTAGGAGAAGAGCATCCCGATAAAATCTCTAAGATGCGAGATATGTCTTGATTCAATCTCATACCTGACAGATAGATTGACCTCAACTTACAAAGCTTTCCCATGGCTCTCGGAAGCTTTCCTTGGAGTTGATTCACTGACAAGTCAAGCTCATTAAGAGAAGTCAGATTGCCAATGGCACTAGAAATGTCGCCATGCAGTTGATTCCCAAGAAGTCTGAGAACCTGAAGAGAGCTGAAACTGTACAGCCAATCTGGTATTGAAGAATTTAAATAACTGGATGAAAGATCGAGATGTGTAAGAGAAGTCATGTTCCGAAGGAAATCAGGGATGGGTCCAAGAAAATAATTTCCTGCAAGATCGAGAAAAACTAGGGACTTAAGGTTGGACACCCACCCAACATCCATTTGATTTGTGAAATGGTTAAGGGAAAGGTCAAGGACGGCAAGAGATGACAAATTAACATTTAGCAATGAAGGGCCAGGAAGAAGCTGACAGGCTGACAAATGCAATTCATCCAAAGAAGGGAGTATTGTGTTTATCAGTTGCAACCAGTTGGAAGCTCTGCTAAGGTTCACCCAACTCAAATTAAGGTGTTTGAGTAAGGAAAGACCAGACAACCATTGGAGATTCTCAACATACAATAACCTATTGTCTCCAAGCTTGAGAGTTTCAAGATTTGAGAGATTCCCAAGTTGGTAAGGCAAGAGGCCTTCAAATACATTGTTGCTTAAATCCAAGTATCTTAAATGCTTCAATTTTGACAAACAAGGGTTTATCTTACCTATTAGCATTGACATTCCATAAGATTCGAGGTCAGTATGTCCATCCCAAGTAGGAACCGAAAGGTTGAGAGAGAGGACGTGGGCAGTCCTTTTGTCACAGACAACTCCAATCCACCTGCAACAATCTGGCTGATGATGAGGATCCCATGATGCAAGTCGATTTGCAGCATCTATTAGGCCTTTTTTGAAGTTCAGAAGTGCTTGTTTTTCATTTTCAGGACAAGCAGTGTTAGAGCTCATTTCATTGCTGAGGTTAACGTCAGCTTTTGCGAGAAGGATGAGAAGAAGAATGATGATGATAGCCATAGTTTATTTAAAACTTGGTATAGAAAGGAATTGCATAGGAAAATAAGGATGGGCTTCTATTTATAGATACAATGTGGTCCATTTTAATTAACTGTTACAAAGTCTACTCAATTCCACGGGGACgaaataaagaattataaaatgcGGAAATCGAATGGAAAACGGAATCACGTCTATAAAGTCTGCTCAATTCCACAACTACCCAATAAAATAATTGTAATATGGGGAATTAGGTGATAAAAAAGCGTCTCTCAAATCTTTGGCCTGCAATCAACAGGAGACCAGCAGCAGTTCAGCACAACACCAGCAGCAACTCGACTTGAAGTGCAGCATTGGAGCTGAACTTTGTTCCTATGTAACTTTATTTTGTTTACTTGTAATTTGTTCACAAAGTTAATAGGATTAGTTCATAATTTGAGTTGATGTAATTCAAGTTAATATTAGTTATGTATTAGTGGGAGCAGTTAAGtgtatatttttcaaattttgaataaaaattaaggGTGAATGTTTCAGTTATCATTCTTGCAAAGTTCCTTTCTGTTTTTGCTTTGGTTCTTCtgtcttgttttgttttgtttcctcGTCTTTGTTTGCTGCCAAAGTTCCAACAAAGTATCTATGTGcgtaatatataattttattttttttcacataCTTGCGTtccaaatatataattaaataactaaaaaataacataaatacgtgtaatttcaaaataaaaaaaattttaatgcctttctcacccttttttcttcaatactGGTAATTTTTTGACAGAAGATAATATATAGAGCGGCTTTTTTTTAtaggaaattattattttatttttgtatatgtaatgtattaaaagggtaaaagtataataatgtaatatagaaaaatttatatattttgtttaaatattttttgaagacTCGTGTTTAAACATTTATTTgacttaaaaaaatgaaaatatatattaataagtagtaaaagttaaATTGAAGCAGAGTAGAGTTCGGTGGGAATGCATGTTGGATATATCCATGGAGGTGGTAATGGTTTTCAAGATTATACATT
Coding sequences within it:
- the LOC107914676 gene encoding receptor-like protein EIX2 isoform X1, whose translation is MAIIIILLLILLAKADVNLSNEMSSNTACPENEKQALLNFKKGLIDAANRLASWDPHHQPDCCRWIGVVCDKRTAHVLSLNLSVPTWDGHTDLESYGMSMLIGKINPCLSKLKHLRYLDLSNNVFEGLLPYQLGNLSNLETLKLGDNRLLYVENLQWLSGLSLLKHLNLSWVNLSRASNWLQLINTILPSLDELHLSACQLLPGPSLLNVNLSSLAVLDLSLNHFTNQMDVGWVSNLKSLVFLDLAGNYFLGPIPDFLRNMTSLTHLDLSSSYLNSSIPDWLYSFSSLQVLRLLGNQLHGDISSAIGNLTSLNELDLSVNQLQGKLPRAMGKLCKLRSIYLSGMRLNQDISRILEILSGCSSPRLESLDLASCQLSGQLSDQVGHFKNLTILNLSNNLISGPIPIPYWQLKNLKELCLHDNSISGPISISLGQLANLERVSIFNNLLEGVVSDKHFANHTKLKYFYGSGNSLVLRVNPNWVPPFQILYLDLGSWQIGPSFPLWLRSQKHLEYLDISNSRISDVIPRWFWGLSTQFKHVNLSRNQISGQIPYLPGGPDIFPLVDLSFNNFSGPLPQIPMGPHQYMIDLSNNYFSGSLFHFLCHQWSGTFSTGFLSIANNLLSGEIPDCWIKWQSLQVLRLDGNRFTGKIPSSMGTLSELQSLNLHNNNLHGEIPLSLKNCTNLLAINLGKNELDGNIPRWLGQDLTSLIILILRSNKFGGNIPDHLCALSSLQILDLAENNLFGSMPRCMSNFSAMVRGNGSRDNIIEYIGYNGPPTLESASIVTKDQVLVFDKTLNLVRLVDFSCNNLSGEIPKEVTSLQGLQTLNLSRNHLTGKIPESIGSMKSLESLDLSQNQLSSSIPESMSSMTFLSHLNLSFNKLTGIIPTSSQLQGFNESCYAGNHLCGSPLRGCRGSGKELDVRNEAKEISKGQETNWFYISMPLGFVTGFWCVLGPLVISKRWRILYFRFLEAIWWKVCDFADLTNSLRLANSQ
- the LOC107914676 gene encoding receptor-like protein EIX2 isoform X2 gives rise to the protein MAIIIILLLILLAKADVNLSNEMSSNTACPENEKQALLNFKKGLIDAANRLASWDPHHQPDCCRWIGVVCDKRTAHVLSLNLSVPTWDGHTDLESYGMSMLIGNYFLGPIPDFLRNMTSLTHLDLSSSYLNSSIPDWLYSFSSLQVLRLLGNQLHGDISSAIGNLTSLNELDLSVNQLQGKLPRAMGKLCKLRSIYLSGMRLNQDISRILEILSGCSSPRLESLDLASCQLSGQLSDQVGHFKNLTILNLSNNLISGPIPIPYWQLKNLKELCLHDNSISGPISISLGQLANLERVSIFNNLLEGVVSDKHFANHTKLKYFYGSGNSLVLRVNPNWVPPFQILYLDLGSWQIGPSFPLWLRSQKHLEYLDISNSRISDVIPRWFWGLSTQFKHVNLSRNQISGQIPYLPGGPDIFPLVDLSFNNFSGPLPQIPMGPHQYMIDLSNNYFSGSLFHFLCHQWSGTFSTGFLSIANNLLSGEIPDCWIKWQSLQVLRLDGNRFTGKIPSSMGTLSELQSLNLHNNNLHGEIPLSLKNCTNLLAINLGKNELDGNIPRWLGQDLTSLIILILRSNKFGGNIPDHLCALSSLQILDLAENNLFGSMPRCMSNFSAMVRGNGSRDNIIEYIGYNGPPTLESASIVTKDQVLVFDKTLNLVRLVDFSCNNLSGEIPKEVTSLQGLQTLNLSRNHLTGKIPESIGSMKSLESLDLSQNQLSSSIPESMSSMTFLSHLNLSFNKLTGIIPTSSQLQGFNESCYAGNHLCGSPLRGCRGSGKELDVRNEAKEISKGQETNWFYISMPLGFVTGFWCVLGPLVISKRWRILYFRFLEAIWWKVCDFADLTNSLRLANSQ